The Methylomarinum vadi genome has a window encoding:
- a CDS encoding ABC transporter ATP-binding protein: MDNSASQENSLVSIRNLSFSRGSRVIFDDISLDIERGKVTAIMGPSGTGKTTLLKLIGGQLRPNDGSIFVDQQNVHRLKLKGLYTLRKRMGMLFQSGALLTDMNVYDNVAFPLREHTHLPESMIRTLVLMKLHAVGLRGARDLMPNELSGGMARRVALARAIALDPMMIMYDEPFTGQDPISMGALVHLIKALNNTLGLTSIIVSHDVQETAAIADYIYVLSDGKIVGQGTPEQLANCDSAWVQQFIHGKADGPVHFHYPAADYLDDLLSSKAR, translated from the coding sequence ATGGACAACAGTGCAAGCCAAGAAAACTCTTTGGTTTCAATCAGAAATCTAAGCTTTTCCCGTGGCTCCCGCGTCATTTTCGACGACATCTCGCTCGACATCGAACGAGGTAAGGTCACGGCAATCATGGGCCCTAGCGGAACCGGAAAAACCACGTTGTTGAAACTGATCGGCGGTCAACTTCGCCCCAACGACGGCAGCATTTTTGTCGACCAACAAAATGTCCACCGCCTCAAACTAAAGGGCCTGTACACCTTGCGTAAGCGTATGGGGATGCTGTTTCAAAGCGGCGCCCTATTAACCGATATGAATGTTTACGACAATGTTGCCTTTCCATTGCGCGAACATACCCATCTGCCGGAATCGATGATCCGCACCCTGGTGTTGATGAAACTGCACGCGGTAGGTTTGCGCGGCGCCCGCGACCTGATGCCGAACGAGCTATCGGGCGGCATGGCCAGGCGAGTGGCCTTGGCGCGGGCGATTGCGCTGGACCCCATGATGATCATGTATGACGAACCCTTTACCGGACAAGATCCAATCTCGATGGGCGCACTGGTGCACTTGATCAAGGCATTGAACAATACGCTGGGCCTGACCAGTATCATTGTCTCGCACGATGTCCAGGAAACGGCCGCCATCGCCGATTATATCTATGTGCTTTCGGACGGCAAAATCGTCGGCCAGGGCACGCCCGAGCAACTGGCCAACTGCGATTCCGCCTGGGTACAACAATTCATTCATGGCAAGGCGGACGGACCGGTTCATTTCCATTACCCGGCGGCGGATTATCTCGATGATCTGCTATCCTCAAAGGCTCGCTGA
- the mlaE gene encoding lipid asymmetry maintenance ABC transporter permease subunit MlaE: MLQYLQKLGETTRLGFAKLGRGTFFLFHSLSGIGSILLRPGLLIKQMYSIGVLSFLIITISGLFVGMVLGLQGYYTLSDFGAEETLGVLVAASLVRELGPVVSALLFAGRAGSALTAEIGLMKATEQLSGMEMMAVDPVKRIITPRFLAGLLSMPFLAAIFSSIGVMGGHMVGVGMLGVDDGSYWSQMQSSIDFYDDIVNGIIKSVVFGFVVSWIALFEGYDTIPTSEGVSRATTRTVVNSAFSVLGLDFILTALMFGDI; the protein is encoded by the coding sequence ATGCTTCAATATTTACAAAAACTAGGGGAAACGACGCGCCTGGGTTTTGCCAAACTGGGCCGCGGCACATTCTTTTTGTTCCATTCGCTCAGCGGCATAGGCAGCATCTTGCTTCGTCCTGGCTTGCTAATCAAACAAATGTATTCGATCGGCGTGCTATCGTTCCTGATCATCACCATTTCCGGACTGTTCGTAGGTATGGTACTGGGGCTGCAGGGCTATTACACGCTATCCGATTTCGGCGCCGAGGAAACCCTGGGAGTCCTGGTAGCCGCCTCGCTGGTCAGAGAATTGGGGCCAGTGGTATCGGCTCTGTTGTTCGCCGGACGCGCCGGCTCGGCGCTGACTGCCGAAATCGGCTTGATGAAGGCGACCGAACAACTGTCCGGCATGGAAATGATGGCGGTGGACCCGGTCAAACGCATCATTACCCCGCGATTTCTGGCCGGCCTGTTATCCATGCCTTTTCTGGCGGCCATTTTCAGTTCCATCGGCGTAATGGGCGGCCATATGGTCGGCGTCGGTATGCTAGGCGTCGACGATGGCTCCTACTGGTCGCAAATGCAATCCTCGATTGACTTCTACGACGACATCGTCAACGGCATCATCAAAAGCGTCGTTTTCGGTTTCGTGGTGTCATGGATCGCGCTGTTCGAAGGTTATGACACCATTCCCACCTCAGAAGGCGTCAGCCGCGCCACCACTCGCACGGTCGTCAATTCCGCCTTTAGCGTATTGGGGCTCGATTTCATTCTAACCGCTCTCATGTTCGGAGATATTTAA
- the mlaD gene encoding outer membrane lipid asymmetry maintenance protein MlaD, with the protein MTHSYTQDTLVGLFVACGIAALFYMSLQISNLGTYNNGESYKITARFENSGGLKVKSPVTVAGVRIGRVSAITFDKKNYQSVVEMSIESQYDTLPDDTTASIYTAGLLGEQYVSLEPGGSLEYLTDNGEIEITQSAIVLEEVIGQFLFKDKGAPEE; encoded by the coding sequence ATGACGCATTCTTACACTCAGGACACCTTAGTGGGGCTTTTTGTCGCCTGTGGCATCGCCGCATTGTTTTACATGTCCCTGCAAATCAGCAATCTCGGCACATACAACAATGGGGAAAGTTATAAAATTACCGCGCGTTTTGAAAATTCCGGCGGACTCAAGGTAAAATCGCCGGTCACTGTCGCGGGTGTCCGCATCGGCCGCGTTTCCGCCATTACCTTCGACAAGAAAAACTACCAATCGGTCGTGGAAATGAGCATCGAATCGCAGTACGACACATTACCGGACGACACCACGGCGAGCATCTATACCGCCGGTTTGCTGGGGGAACAATACGTCAGTCTCGAACCGGGCGGTTCGCTGGAGTACCTGACCGACAACGGCGAAATCGAAATCACCCAATCCGCCATCGTGCTGGAAGAAGTGATCGGTCAATTCTTGTTTAAAGACAAAGGCGCGCCGGAAGAATAG
- a CDS encoding STAS domain-containing protein produces the protein MSQLSIIEQRPGYFLIEGPLTFASIDKKTVKSFNFLNSAEQICIDLGHVETTDSAGLALMIEWIKQSRQYNTRLSFKNIPPQLLTLAKLSGFDNNEYFVG, from the coding sequence GTGTCTCAGCTCAGCATAATCGAACAACGGCCCGGCTATTTTTTGATTGAAGGCCCCTTGACCTTTGCCAGCATCGATAAAAAAACGGTCAAATCCTTCAATTTTCTGAACTCGGCGGAACAAATCTGCATCGATTTAGGCCATGTTGAAACCACCGACAGCGCGGGCCTGGCGTTGATGATCGAATGGATCAAGCAAAGCCGACAATACAATACCCGCCTGTCGTTCAAAAACATTCCGCCTCAATTGCTGACGCTGGCCAAGCTTAGCGGTTTCGATAACAACGAATATTTTGTCGGCTAA
- the murA gene encoding UDP-N-acetylglucosamine 1-carboxyvinyltransferase, which produces MDKLLITGGKQLTGELTISGAKNAALPILAATLLSETPVTVGNVPHLRDITTTMELLGQMGVQLTVDEKMNIEVDSNTIDKYEAPYELVKTMRASILVLGPLLARFGEAHVSLPGGCAIGTRPVDIHLDALSKMGADINVEAGYIHAKAKRLQGCRLVLDKITVTGTENLLMAAALANGKTIIENAAKEPEVTDLAHFLNKMGARISGIGTDILTIQGVDKLGVDNLHYQIMPDRIETGTFLVAAAITRGRVKLKKTNPNILDAVLDKLREAGALIKTGKDWIELDMEGRRPKSVSVRTAPYPAFPTDMQAQFTALNCVAEGVGIITETVFENRFMHVQEMQRMGADIKLESNTAICSGTEQLTGAPVMATDLRASASLVLAGLIAEGETLVDRIYHIDRGYDHIEEKLSQLGATIRRIPQ; this is translated from the coding sequence ATGGACAAACTATTGATTACCGGCGGCAAGCAACTGACTGGAGAACTGACGATCTCCGGCGCTAAAAACGCCGCCTTGCCGATTCTGGCAGCCACCCTGCTATCCGAGACACCGGTGACGGTCGGAAACGTTCCGCATTTGCGCGACATCACCACGACCATGGAACTGCTCGGACAAATGGGCGTGCAACTGACCGTCGACGAAAAAATGAACATCGAAGTCGACAGCAACACCATCGACAAATACGAAGCGCCGTATGAACTGGTAAAAACCATGCGCGCCTCGATTTTAGTGCTGGGACCGCTATTGGCGCGCTTCGGTGAAGCCCATGTCTCGCTGCCGGGCGGCTGTGCCATCGGCACCCGGCCTGTCGACATCCACTTGGACGCACTCAGCAAAATGGGAGCGGATATTAACGTGGAAGCCGGTTATATCCATGCCAAGGCCAAACGCCTGCAAGGCTGCCGCCTGGTGCTTGACAAAATTACCGTGACCGGCACCGAAAATCTGTTGATGGCGGCCGCATTGGCGAACGGCAAAACCATTATCGAAAATGCCGCGAAGGAACCGGAAGTCACCGACCTGGCCCATTTCCTGAACAAAATGGGCGCCAGGATCAGCGGTATCGGCACCGATATTCTGACCATCCAAGGCGTTGACAAACTGGGAGTCGACAACCTGCATTACCAGATCATGCCCGACCGTATCGAAACCGGTACCTTCCTGGTCGCTGCGGCGATCACCCGCGGCCGGGTCAAACTGAAAAAAACCAATCCCAACATCCTGGATGCCGTCCTCGACAAATTACGCGAGGCGGGCGCCCTGATCAAGACAGGCAAGGATTGGATCGAATTGGACATGGAAGGGCGCCGACCGAAATCAGTCAGTGTCAGGACCGCCCCCTACCCCGCCTTTCCAACCGACATGCAAGCCCAGTTCACGGCCTTGAATTGTGTGGCCGAAGGCGTCGGCATCATCACCGAAACGGTGTTCGAAAACCGCTTCATGCATGTACAGGAGATGCAACGGATGGGGGCCGACATCAAACTGGAATCGAATACCGCGATCTGCAGCGGCACCGAACAGCTGACCGGCGCGCCGGTCATGGCCACGGATTTAAGGGCATCGGCCAGCCTGGTATTGGCCGGCCTGATTGCCGAAGGCGAGACCTTGGTGGACCGAATCTACCATATCGACCGTGGCTACGATCATATCGAGGAAAAACTGTCCCAATTAGGCGCCACCATACGCCGTATACCCCAATAG
- the hisG gene encoding ATP phosphoribosyltransferase, translating to MLTIAVSKGRIYEDALPLLEEAGITPIDDPKKSRKLILQTTRDDVQLVIIRATDVPTFVEYGAADMGIAGKDVLLEHGSENLYEPLDLGIAACRLMTATPVNAPEKSGRLRVATKYVKTAQRYFADLGVQAEIIKLYGSMELAPLVGLADCIVDLVDTGNTLKANGLEARELITHITSRLVVNKAAMKMKHQAIQSLIDQFEKTLAKR from the coding sequence ATGTTAACAATCGCAGTATCCAAAGGCCGCATTTACGAAGACGCCCTGCCTTTATTGGAAGAAGCCGGCATCACCCCGATCGATGATCCGAAGAAAAGCCGCAAATTGATCTTGCAAACCACCCGTGACGACGTGCAATTGGTCATTATTCGGGCGACCGACGTCCCGACCTTCGTCGAATACGGCGCCGCCGACATGGGGATTGCTGGCAAGGACGTGTTGCTGGAACACGGCTCGGAAAATCTCTACGAACCATTGGATCTGGGCATCGCCGCCTGCCGACTGATGACCGCGACGCCGGTAAACGCGCCGGAAAAATCCGGCCGCCTTCGCGTTGCGACCAAATACGTCAAAACCGCCCAGCGCTATTTTGCAGACCTGGGCGTGCAAGCCGAAATCATCAAGCTGTATGGCTCCATGGAATTAGCGCCGCTGGTCGGCCTGGCCGACTGCATCGTCGATTTGGTCGACACCGGCAACACGCTGAAAGCCAATGGCCTGGAAGCCAGGGAGCTGATTACCCATATCACGTCGCGCCTAGTTGTCAACAAAGCGGCTATGAAGATGAAACATCAGGCGATACAATCGCTAATCGATCAATTTGAAAAAACCCTGGCCAAAAGGTAA